In the Oncorhynchus gorbuscha isolate QuinsamMale2020 ecotype Even-year linkage group LG05, OgorEven_v1.0, whole genome shotgun sequence genome, one interval contains:
- the sult5a1 gene encoding sulfotransferase family 5A, member 1 has product MARLDVTETFHHISFPGHIHTQDSLNYACHFKFQDRDTVIVTYPKSGTTWMQEIVTLVKNRGDPQLSKTVPNWARAPWLEQYYSAKVLGATQGPRIITTHLPYNLLASALQGSKAKVIYVARNPKDVVVSYYHFHKMAKFLPESNSFDEFLDSFLEGSVSYGSWFDHVKGWTKQAEVLANVLYISYEDLWLDLRGSMEKISAFLQCPLAGEELTSSLRHCSFSSMRDNAMVNYTLVPQEIMDHSKGKFMRKGKIGDWRNTFTEDQICLFDTVYSYQMQDCPLTFLWECPGGEEE; this is encoded by the exons atggcCAGGCTGGACGTGACAGAGACCTTTCATCACATCTCATTCCCTGGGCACATTCACACGCAGGACTCCCTGAACTATGCCTGCCACTTCAAGTTCCAGGACAGGGACACCGTCATCGTCACCTACCCCAAATCAG GAACTACCTGGATGCAGGAGATTGTCACCCTTGTGAAAAACAGAGGGGACCCACAACTCTCCAAAACTGTTCCCAACTGGGCCCGAGCCCCCTGGCTGGAACAGTATTACAGTGCAAAGGTGCTGGGGGCCACCCAAGGGCCCCGAATCATCACCACTCACCTGCCCTACAACCTGCTGGCCTCTGCCCTCCAGGGCTCCAAAGCTAAG GTCATCTATGTTGCCAGAAACCCCAAAGATGTTGTTGTGTCATATTACCACTTCCATAAAATGGCCAAATTCCTCCCAGAATCCAACTCATTTGATGAGTTTCTGGATAGTTTTCTGGAGGGATCAG TGAGTTATGGGTCCTGGTTCGATCATGTGAAAGGCTGGACGAAACAAGCAGAAGTCTTGGCAAATGTTCTTTATATCTCTTATGAGGATCTGTGGCTG GACCTGCGAGGCTCGATGGAGAAGATCAGCGCTTTCCTGCAGTGCCCCCTAGCGGGCGAGGAGTTAACCAGCTCCCTGAGACACTGCAGCTTTAGCAGCATGAGAGACAACGCCATGGTGAACTACACCCTGGTCCCACAGGAGATCATGGACCACAGCAAAGGCAAATTCATGAGGAAAG GTAAAATCGGTGACTGGAGAAACACTTTCACAGAGGACCAGATTTGTCTATTCGACACCGTCTACAGCTACCAGATGCAAGACTGTCCTCTGACCTTTCTGTGGGAGTGTCCtgggggggaggaggagtag